In Campylobacter concisus, a single window of DNA contains:
- the hisC gene encoding histidinol-phosphate transaminase, with protein sequence MKFNDFLDDLVNYEAGKPIELVVREFGIEAKDVIKLASNENPFGTSKRVEEALKEVAKKAHLYPDDSYFELKEGLAKKFGVTSKNLIIGSGSDQIIEYALHAKANKQSGVLMAGVTFAMYEIYAKQTGAKIYRTKSVEHNLNEFLEIYNAHKDEISVIFLCLPNNPLGECLDADEVFKFITSVDENTLVVLDCAYNEFAKFKDSKKEIKPSEVVKFKNAIYLGTFSKAYALGGMRVGYGVANEEIIGALSKLRAPFNITTPSLRAAIVALGDDEFVQQAMQNNFEQMKRYEEFAKQNGIEFIPSYTNFITFKFNEPKSSQICEKMLKKGIILRDLKSYALNAVRITIGLSWQNDRVFEELKQILK encoded by the coding sequence ATGAAGTTTAATGATTTTTTAGATGATTTAGTTAATTACGAGGCTGGAAAGCCGATAGAGCTTGTAGTTAGAGAGTTTGGCATCGAGGCAAAAGATGTGATAAAGCTAGCTAGCAACGAAAACCCTTTTGGCACGAGCAAACGCGTAGAAGAGGCTCTAAAAGAGGTCGCTAAAAAAGCGCATCTCTATCCAGACGATAGCTACTTTGAGCTAAAAGAAGGACTGGCTAAGAAATTTGGCGTAACTAGCAAAAATCTAATCATTGGCTCTGGAAGTGACCAGATCATAGAATACGCGCTTCACGCAAAGGCAAACAAGCAAAGTGGCGTTTTGATGGCTGGCGTGACATTTGCGATGTATGAAATTTATGCAAAACAAACTGGAGCTAAAATTTACCGCACAAAGAGTGTGGAGCATAATTTGAACGAGTTTTTAGAAATTTATAATGCGCATAAAGATGAAATTTCTGTCATCTTTCTTTGCTTGCCGAATAACCCATTAGGCGAGTGTTTGGACGCGGATGAGGTTTTTAAATTTATAACAAGCGTTGATGAAAATACGCTTGTTGTGCTTGATTGTGCTTACAACGAATTTGCAAAATTTAAAGATAGTAAAAAAGAGATAAAGCCAAGCGAGGTGGTGAAATTTAAAAATGCCATCTATCTTGGCACTTTCTCAAAGGCCTACGCACTTGGTGGTATGCGCGTGGGATACGGCGTAGCAAATGAAGAGATTATAGGCGCTCTTTCAAAACTAAGAGCTCCGTTTAACATCACAACTCCAAGCTTAAGAGCTGCGATAGTAGCACTTGGGGATGATGAGTTTGTGCAGCAAGCCATGCAAAATAACTTCGAGCAAATGAAGAGATATGAAGAATTTGCAAAGCAAAATGGCATAGAATTTATCCCAAGCTATACGAATTTCATAACTTTTAAATTTAACGAGCCAAAATCAAGCCAGATATGCGAAAAGATGCTAAAAAAGGGTATAATTTTGCGAGATCTAAAAAGCTACGCCTTAAATGCGGTGAGAATCACCATCGGCCTTAGCTGGCAAAATGATAGAGTTTTTGAAGAATTAAAGCAAATTTTAAAGTAG
- a CDS encoding Fur family transcriptional regulator, with amino-acid sequence MQYVSLLKQSGLKVTPQRLSVLRILDRHTHPTIDELYDEILKESPSVSLATVYKNLNTLKDEGLVVEVNIVNQKARYDIYEYPHIHVVCESCGSVEDVSYDDAELGKYQEALEKKIGNIIERLNIVASVKSCKHCK; translated from the coding sequence ATGCAATACGTATCATTATTAAAGCAATCTGGGCTAAAAGTCACGCCACAACGCCTTAGCGTTTTAAGAATTCTTGATCGTCATACGCATCCAACGATTGATGAGCTTTATGATGAAATTTTAAAAGAGAGTCCATCAGTTTCTCTTGCGACAGTTTATAAAAATTTAAATACTTTAAAAGACGAAGGCCTCGTAGTTGAAGTAAATATCGTTAATCAAAAAGCTAGATATGACATCTACGAATATCCACATATCCATGTAGTTTGCGAAAGCTGTGGAAGCGTTGAGGACGTGAGCTACGATGATGCTGAGCTTGGCAAATATCAAGAAGCGCTAGAAAAGAAGATCGGAAATATAATAGAACGTCTAAACATCGTAGCTAGCGTAAAAAGCTGTAAACACTGTAAATAA
- the fliG gene encoding flagellar motor switch protein FliG has product MSIKLNDKQKMIYDDLSMPEKIAILLIQLGEEATALIFSHMDVDVITEISGYIATAKNIDKQVASAVLEEFYALMQSNQYMRSGGLEYAKEILYRTFGPEAAQKILDKLAKSMENSKSFGYLDKIKPQQLADFIIKEHPQTIALILAHMDSTSAAETLSFFSDELRSEVVIRMANLGDISPSVIKRVSTVLEGKLESLTSYKVEVGGPRAVAEVLNRLGQKASKSTIERIEQSDDKLATTIKELMFTFEDIINLNATAIREILKNVDKKDLMVAFKGSSDGIKDKFLSNMSQRAAEAFKEEMQYLGAVRVKDVEEAQRRIVETVQTLADQGVFQVGEADEMIE; this is encoded by the coding sequence ATGTCAATAAAGCTAAATGACAAGCAAAAAATGATTTATGATGATCTATCGATGCCTGAAAAGATTGCTATTTTGCTGATTCAGCTTGGCGAAGAGGCAACTGCTCTTATATTTTCTCACATGGATGTTGATGTCATCACTGAAATTTCAGGCTATATCGCAACCGCAAAAAACATAGACAAACAAGTTGCAAGTGCCGTGCTAGAAGAATTTTACGCATTAATGCAGTCAAATCAATATATGAGAAGTGGTGGTTTAGAGTACGCAAAAGAAATTCTTTACCGCACATTTGGTCCAGAGGCTGCTCAGAAAATTTTAGACAAGCTTGCAAAAAGCATGGAAAACTCAAAAAGCTTTGGCTATCTTGATAAGATAAAACCACAACAGCTTGCAGACTTTATCATAAAAGAGCACCCTCAAACCATCGCGCTAATACTAGCTCACATGGACTCAACGAGCGCTGCTGAAACGCTTAGCTTTTTCTCAGATGAGCTAAGAAGCGAAGTCGTTATTAGAATGGCAAATCTTGGTGATATTAGCCCATCGGTAATTAAGCGTGTTTCAACTGTACTTGAGGGCAAGCTTGAAAGTCTTACATCATACAAAGTCGAGGTTGGCGGTCCAAGAGCTGTGGCAGAAGTGCTTAATAGGCTTGGGCAAAAAGCCAGCAAAAGCACGATCGAACGCATCGAACAAAGCGATGATAAACTTGCAACAACGATTAAAGAGCTTATGTTTACCTTTGAAGATATTATCAATCTTAACGCAACTGCGATTAGAGAAATTCTTAAAAATGTTGATAAAAAAGACCTTATGGTCGCATTTAAAGGCTCAAGCGATGGTATAAAGGATAAATTTTTATCAAATATGTCTCAGCGTGCAGCAGAAGCCTTTAAAGAGGAGATGCAATATCTTGGTGCGGTGCGTGTAAAAGATGTTGAAGAGGCTCAAAGACGCATAGTAGAGACAGTGCAAACTCTAGCTGATCAAGGTGTATTCCAAGTCGGCGAAGCAGATGAGATGATAGAATGA
- the dxs gene encoding 1-deoxy-D-xylulose-5-phosphate synthase, which yields MNKDVKSLDVDELNALCHDIRDKILATVSKNGGHLSSNIGAVEIIVAMHKIFDVTKDPFIFDVSHQSYAHKLLTGRWESFDTLRKFNGISGYTKPSESKFDYFVAGHSSTSISLAVGAAKAIKLKNEDRIPVAVIGDGSLSGGMAYEALNELGDRKYPCVIILNDNEMSISKPIGALSKYLSQMMAGQFYQKFKGRVEKFLSYMPDSAAYMARRIEEGIRLITPGMFFEELGLEYIGPVDGHDLAALLSTFETAKSMKKPVIVHVQTLKGKGYEFAEGYYENWHGVGPFDLKSGEFIKRQSNKSATAIFSEQLLKMAREHSDIVGVTAAMPTGTGMDALIQEFPDRFWDVAIAEQHAVTSMSAMAKEGFKPFVAIYSTFMQRAYDQVIHDASILNLNITFAMDRAGIVGEDGETHQGAFDISFLNAVPNMVLFAPRCEESMKNVMEFAYSYKGVSAFRYPRGAFILRDEFEAQPLEFGKGEILADANSDIVFLGYGNGVGRANLVRNLLTGKLDVILVDLVFAKPLDSELLLDLAKRTKKWYIFSDSAKKGGIGEIVSAFLQENKISNISVISFEYEDKFIPHGSTAEVEKYLGISAEQITKNLLENN from the coding sequence ATGAATAAAGACGTTAAAAGTTTAGATGTTGATGAACTAAACGCACTTTGTCATGACATCAGAGATAAAATTTTAGCCACTGTTAGCAAAAATGGCGGTCATCTTAGCTCAAATATCGGTGCAGTTGAGATCATTGTAGCAATGCATAAAATTTTTGATGTGACAAAAGATCCATTTATCTTCGATGTAAGCCACCAAAGCTACGCACACAAGCTACTAACTGGACGCTGGGAGAGCTTTGATACGCTTAGAAAATTTAATGGTATCAGCGGCTATACAAAGCCAAGCGAAAGTAAATTTGACTACTTTGTAGCAGGGCATAGCTCGACGTCCATATCGCTTGCAGTTGGTGCTGCAAAGGCGATAAAACTTAAAAATGAAGATCGTATCCCAGTAGCTGTCATAGGCGATGGCTCTCTAAGTGGCGGCATGGCGTACGAGGCGCTAAATGAGCTAGGGGATAGAAAATATCCTTGCGTCATCATCCTAAACGACAACGAGATGAGTATAAGCAAGCCAATAGGTGCACTTAGCAAGTATCTAAGCCAGATGATGGCAGGACAGTTTTATCAAAAATTTAAGGGCAGAGTTGAGAAATTTCTAAGCTATATGCCAGATTCGGCTGCATATATGGCTAGACGTATCGAAGAGGGCATTAGACTCATCACTCCTGGCATGTTTTTTGAAGAGCTTGGGCTTGAGTACATTGGGCCAGTTGATGGACACGATTTAGCCGCGCTTCTTAGTACATTCGAGACGGCAAAAAGTATGAAAAAACCAGTCATTGTGCATGTACAGACGCTAAAGGGCAAAGGGTATGAATTTGCCGAGGGCTATTATGAAAATTGGCACGGAGTTGGGCCATTTGATCTAAAAAGTGGCGAATTTATCAAAAGACAGTCAAACAAGTCAGCCACGGCGATCTTTAGCGAGCAGCTTTTAAAGATGGCAAGAGAGCATAGCGACATCGTTGGCGTAACGGCCGCGATGCCAACAGGCACTGGCATGGACGCTTTGATACAAGAATTTCCAGATCGTTTTTGGGACGTAGCGATAGCCGAGCAGCATGCAGTCACCTCGATGTCAGCTATGGCAAAAGAGGGTTTTAAGCCATTTGTCGCGATATACTCAACTTTTATGCAAAGGGCCTATGATCAAGTCATTCATGACGCTTCTATTTTAAATTTAAACATCACTTTTGCGATGGATAGGGCTGGTATTGTGGGCGAGGACGGCGAAACGCATCAGGGTGCTTTTGATATCAGTTTTTTAAATGCCGTGCCAAACATGGTTCTTTTTGCTCCAAGGTGCGAAGAGAGCATGAAAAATGTTATGGAATTTGCCTACTCTTACAAGGGTGTAAGTGCATTTAGATATCCACGCGGAGCGTTTATCTTAAGAGATGAGTTTGAAGCTCAGCCACTTGAGTTTGGCAAGGGTGAAATTTTAGCTGATGCAAATAGTGATATTGTATTTTTAGGCTATGGCAACGGCGTTGGCAGAGCAAATTTGGTCAGAAATTTACTAACTGGCAAGCTTGATGTGATATTGGTTGATCTTGTCTTTGCAAAACCGCTTGATAGTGAGCTTTTACTGGATCTTGCAAAGCGCACTAAAAAATGGTACATCTTTAGCGATAGTGCCAAAAAAGGCGGTATTGGTGAGATAGTAAGTGCATTTTTACAAGAAAATAAAATCTCAAATATAAGCGTCATTAGCTTTGAGTATGAAGATAAATTTATCCCACATGGTTCAACTGCTGAGGTTGAAAAATATCTTGGTATAAGTGCCGAGCAGATTACCAAAAATTTACTAGAGAATAATTAA
- the fliF gene encoding flagellar basal-body MS-ring/collar protein FliF: protein MDFKALLHQISQIYQKLSLKQKIVAASSIVLVVAFLVFLTLYKSKNENFAGYSVLFENISPNDSALILDQLNKDGIKYKLANEGTILVPTSDVYKERIAVATLGIPKESKIGFEIFDKQEFGATDAEQRVKFQRALEGELARTIESLSSIQKATVRIAIPKESVFTERQALPTASIVVELKPGVSLNAKQIFGIKNLVAASVTNLSTENVKIVNQDGVALGDEDGEFDSDAIAQQIRYKREFENNYEQKIVNVLAPIVGGADKVVAKVNIDFDFDKKDTKSEVYDPNNVVRSESNIEEKRQGSAPNEVGGVPGAVSNIGPVQGLDDSTLKEQYNKSSQQTNYEISKKVTSIKGQFASINRVSAAVVIDGLYQSKKDSDGKPTGEVEFTPLSKEQRESITNLIKQSIGYNQNRGDEVSLDNFEFKTGKDISTSEKMDGFVNNYVVPFMPLLKYIFAALLLYIFYKKVIVPFMQKMLEETKEEEEQVQDGLEDIEVDAEDTLEKFKAARKKVEEQLGLSGEFNEDELKYDVLLEKMRAVITERNEEIAMLLQDMVKNDSDFNMRKEI from the coding sequence ATGGATTTTAAAGCATTACTTCATCAAATAAGTCAAATTTATCAAAAGCTTTCATTAAAGCAAAAAATCGTTGCAGCTAGCTCGATCGTCTTGGTCGTGGCATTTTTGGTATTTTTAACACTTTATAAAAGCAAAAATGAAAATTTTGCAGGCTACAGCGTCCTTTTTGAAAACATTAGTCCAAACGATTCTGCCTTAATACTTGATCAGCTAAACAAAGATGGCATTAAATATAAATTAGCAAACGAAGGTACTATTCTTGTGCCAACGAGCGATGTCTATAAAGAGCGTATCGCTGTTGCAACGCTTGGAATACCAAAAGAGAGCAAAATCGGCTTTGAAATTTTTGATAAGCAAGAATTTGGTGCGACTGATGCCGAGCAGAGAGTAAAATTTCAAAGAGCGCTTGAGGGCGAACTAGCCAGAACGATCGAGAGCCTCTCATCTATCCAAAAAGCAACCGTAAGAATAGCCATTCCAAAAGAGAGTGTTTTCACTGAAAGACAAGCACTTCCAACAGCTTCTATCGTGGTTGAGCTAAAGCCAGGCGTTAGCCTAAATGCGAAACAAATTTTTGGTATTAAAAATCTTGTCGCTGCCTCTGTTACAAACTTGAGCACAGAAAATGTAAAGATCGTAAATCAAGACGGCGTCGCACTTGGCGATGAAGATGGTGAGTTTGATAGTGATGCTATAGCTCAGCAGATCCGCTATAAGCGCGAGTTTGAAAATAATTACGAGCAAAAGATCGTAAATGTGCTAGCTCCTATCGTGGGCGGTGCGGACAAGGTCGTAGCAAAGGTAAATATCGACTTTGACTTTGACAAAAAAGATACAAAAAGTGAAGTTTATGACCCAAATAACGTCGTTAGAAGTGAGAGCAATATCGAAGAAAAGCGCCAAGGCTCAGCTCCAAATGAAGTGGGCGGCGTACCAGGTGCGGTTAGCAACATAGGCCCTGTTCAAGGGCTAGATGACAGCACTTTAAAAGAGCAGTACAACAAAAGCTCACAGCAGACAAACTATGAAATTTCAAAGAAAGTAACAAGCATTAAAGGACAGTTTGCTAGCATAAATAGAGTGAGTGCAGCTGTCGTTATAGACGGACTTTATCAAAGTAAAAAAGATAGTGACGGCAAGCCAACTGGTGAGGTAGAATTTACTCCACTTTCTAAAGAGCAAAGAGAATCAATCACAAATTTAATCAAACAATCAATCGGCTATAACCAAAATAGAGGCGATGAAGTAAGCTTGGATAACTTTGAGTTTAAAACCGGCAAAGATATAAGCACTAGCGAGAAGATGGATGGCTTTGTGAATAACTATGTAGTGCCATTTATGCCGCTACTAAAATATATTTTTGCAGCATTGTTGCTCTACATCTTCTACAAAAAAGTCATTGTGCCATTTATGCAAAAGATGCTTGAAGAGACAAAAGAAGAAGAGGAGCAAGTTCAAGATGGTCTTGAAGATATTGAGGTAGATGCTGAAGATACGCTTGAGAAATTTAAAGCTGCTCGCAAAAAGGTCGAAGAGCAACTAGGACTTAGTGGCGAGTTTAATGAAGATGAACTAAAATACGATGTTTTACTTGAGAAAATGAGAGCGGTCATCACAGAGAGAAATGAAGAGATAGCAATGCTACTTCAAGATATGGTAAAAAATGACAGCGACTTTAATATGCGTAAGGAAATTTGA
- the fliH gene encoding flagellar assembly protein FliH: MKSSVITSETSPAHFIENYRFKVLGVGERAADSAPVLIEENNLSEELSEQNFGQKGENFVPQASHQTQASPQNHFASQAQSPQIQQAGESSFIEELLKKTDELSSNIIKLQMQIENQESEFAKRLEAEISRAKEDGKNEGIAQANAANEAKINELEARFSTSAAKLDEQYVKFDEFLKKIEEELGQTAIKIAKEVIDKEISTSSNQIAHHLASSLIKELSNVKNIEIRVNPEDSKYIKEQFSKNEHVKISADDAISKGGVVIISEGGNIDATMQTRLEKLKMLVNNE, encoded by the coding sequence ATGAAAAGCAGCGTAATAACCAGTGAGACTTCTCCGGCTCACTTTATAGAAAATTACAGATTTAAGGTGCTTGGAGTTGGAGAGCGAGCCGCAGATAGTGCTCCTGTATTGATAGAAGAAAATAATCTTAGTGAAGAGCTAAGCGAGCAAAATTTTGGGCAAAAGGGTGAAAATTTTGTTCCTCAAGCTAGCCACCAAACACAAGCAAGCCCACAAAACCACTTTGCTTCTCAGGCTCAAAGTCCACAAATACAGCAAGCAGGCGAGTCAAGCTTTATTGAAGAATTGCTTAAAAAAACAGACGAGCTAAGTAGCAACATCATTAAACTTCAAATGCAAATAGAAAATCAAGAGAGCGAATTTGCTAAACGCCTTGAGGCTGAAATTTCTCGCGCAAAAGAAGATGGTAAAAATGAGGGTATCGCCCAAGCAAATGCAGCAAATGAAGCGAAGATAAATGAGTTAGAGGCTAGATTTAGCACTTCAGCTGCAAAGTTAGATGAGCAGTACGTTAAATTTGATGAGTTTTTAAAGAAGATCGAAGAAGAGCTCGGGCAAACTGCTATAAAAATCGCAAAAGAAGTAATCGATAAAGAAATTTCAACCTCTTCAAATCAGATCGCTCATCATTTAGCAAGCTCGCTTATAAAAGAGCTAAGTAATGTTAAAAATATAGAAATTCGCGTAAATCCCGAAGATAGCAAATATATAAAAGAGCAATTTAGCAAGAATGAACACGTCAAAATAAGCGCTGATGATGCCATAAGTAAAGGTGGCGTGGTGATCATAAGCGAGGGCGGAAACATCGATGCGACTATGCAAACAAGGCTAGAAAAACTAAAAATGCTGGTAAATAATGAATAA
- the pheA gene encoding prephenate dehydratase — MQELNELRKEIDAIDDLILNKLNERMILVEQIGKLKQTSGTPIYRPERERAIINRLTSLSKDKALNKAAIEAIYLEIFAVSRNLEMPQKIVYLGPEGTYTHQAAQSRFGAMSSYLPLATIEAVFTKLAQKEAKYGVVPIENNTEGAVGATLDCLSKFSDIKIVAELYVDIHHSFVSINENLKEIKRIYSHPQGYNQCRKFLEDHMLNEIEFVPAKSTAAAAYMASMDRNSAAICSKIAAKIYNVPIVYETIEDNMANRTRFLILSDFKNARVENSKTSILAKTDHSPGRLADLLSIFKNENINITKLESRPIKQREFKSMFYLDFEGHIDDEKVQNAFELAKESGAEISWLGSYLNGEE; from the coding sequence ATGCAAGAGCTAAATGAGCTTAGAAAAGAGATCGATGCGATCGATGATCTCATCTTAAATAAACTAAATGAAAGGATGATTTTAGTTGAGCAAATCGGCAAGCTAAAACAAACTAGCGGAACGCCTATATATCGTCCTGAGCGAGAGCGAGCTATCATAAACCGCTTAACTAGCCTTAGTAAAGATAAGGCTTTAAATAAAGCTGCGATCGAGGCCATTTATCTTGAAATTTTTGCTGTGAGTAGGAATTTAGAAATGCCTCAAAAGATCGTATATCTAGGGCCTGAAGGCACTTACACGCATCAGGCGGCTCAGAGTAGATTTGGTGCGATGAGTTCATATTTACCACTTGCGACCATCGAGGCAGTTTTTACAAAATTAGCTCAAAAAGAGGCAAAATACGGCGTTGTGCCTATTGAAAACAATACCGAAGGCGCTGTTGGCGCTACGCTTGATTGTTTGAGTAAATTTAGTGATATAAAAATAGTTGCTGAGCTTTATGTGGATATCCATCATAGCTTTGTTAGCATAAATGAAAATTTAAAAGAGATAAAGCGAATTTATTCACATCCGCAAGGGTATAATCAATGCCGTAAATTTTTAGAAGATCATATGCTAAACGAAATTGAATTTGTTCCAGCAAAATCAACCGCAGCAGCTGCATATATGGCATCAATGGATAGAAATTCAGCCGCCATTTGCTCAAAGATCGCAGCTAAGATTTATAATGTGCCGATAGTTTATGAGACGATTGAAGACAATATGGCAAATAGAACGAGATTTTTGATTTTAAGCGATTTTAAAAATGCAAGAGTTGAGAACTCAAAAACTTCAATCCTTGCAAAGACTGACCACAGTCCAGGACGCCTTGCTGATCTGCTTTCTATCTTTAAAAATGAAAATATCAATATCACAAAACTTGAGTCACGCCCTATAAAACAACGCGAGTTTAAATCAATGTTTTATCTTGATTTTGAAGGGCATATCGACGATGAGAAGGTACAAAATGCCTTTGAATTAGCAAAAGAGAGCGGTGCTGAGATAAGCTGGTTAGGGAGTTATTTAAACGGAGAAGAGTAA
- the lysA gene encoding diaminopimelate decarboxylase yields the protein MDFKELARRYKTPLYIYDFNHIKNRYEALKNAFFARKSLICYAVKANSNLSVLKFLADLGAGFDCVSIGEVKRALLAGAKRYQIIFSGVGKSDEELKEALKNEILLINVESFAELLRLEEIAKGLNLKARISIRVNPGVDAKTHPYISTGLNENKFGVDAEIAKRMYIHAKASDSLEPTGIHFHIGSQLTSLSPIIDAANIVSELLRELRALEIDIKFFDVGGGLGIIYNDEKEINLYDYAQGILGALKGQDATIVCEPGRFIVGNAGYFVASVLYEKFNGKKRFVITDGAMNDLIRPSLYGAHHEIFVCGKDKNLGPCDVVGPVCESGDFLAKDIELPECDSGDIIVVKGAGAYGFSMSSNYNTRNRAAEVCVLDGKDRLIRRRESFEDVVALEREFLESADARAK from the coding sequence ATGGATTTTAAAGAGCTTGCACGTAGATACAAAACCCCACTTTACATTTATGATTTTAACCACATAAAAAACCGCTATGAAGCACTAAAGAATGCATTTTTTGCTAGAAAATCTCTCATTTGTTATGCGGTAAAAGCAAACTCAAATCTAAGTGTTTTGAAATTTCTAGCCGACCTTGGAGCCGGATTTGACTGTGTTAGCATCGGCGAAGTAAAAAGAGCACTTTTAGCAGGCGCAAAGAGATATCAGATCATTTTTAGCGGTGTTGGCAAGAGCGATGAAGAGTTAAAAGAGGCTTTAAAAAATGAAATTTTACTCATAAATGTTGAGAGTTTTGCTGAACTTTTAAGGCTTGAGGAGATCGCAAAAGGGCTAAACTTAAAGGCAAGAATTAGCATTAGAGTAAATCCAGGTGTTGATGCAAAAACTCACCCATATATCTCGACAGGGCTAAATGAAAATAAATTTGGCGTTGATGCTGAAATAGCCAAAAGAATGTACATCCACGCTAAAGCTTCAGACTCTCTTGAACCAACTGGTATACATTTTCATATCGGCTCGCAACTAACTTCGCTAAGCCCGATAATAGACGCTGCAAATATCGTTAGCGAGCTTTTAAGAGAGCTAAGAGCACTTGAGATTGATATCAAATTTTTTGATGTTGGTGGCGGACTTGGCATCATCTATAACGATGAAAAAGAGATAAATTTATATGACTATGCACAAGGAATTTTGGGCGCACTAAAGGGTCAAGACGCAACTATCGTTTGCGAGCCAGGGCGCTTTATCGTAGGTAATGCTGGCTACTTTGTCGCAAGCGTTTTATATGAAAAATTTAATGGCAAAAAGAGATTTGTCATCACTGATGGCGCGATGAATGATCTTATTAGACCAAGCCTTTATGGTGCTCACCATGAAATTTTTGTTTGTGGCAAAGATAAAAATTTAGGCCCATGCGATGTGGTTGGTCCAGTTTGTGAAAGTGGCGACTTTTTAGCAAAAGATATAGAGCTGCCAGAGTGCGATAGTGGCGATATCATCGTGGTAAAAGGTGCTGGAGCTTACGGTTTTAGTATGAGTTCAAACTACAACACAAGAAACAGAGCCGCTGAAGTTTGCGTGCTTGATGGCAAAGATAGGCTGATAAGAAGACGTGAGAGCTTCGAAGATGTCGTGGCACTTGAGAGAGAATTTTTGGAGAGCGCTGATGCAAGAGCTAAATGA